One window of the Granulicella arctica genome contains the following:
- a CDS encoding class I SAM-dependent methyltransferase, which yields MTVHAERFTGRVEEYERYRLRYSLAVLTLLRERCGLRERDVVADVGAGTGMLSELFLENGNAVVAVEPNAAMRVVCERLREKYPRLTVVDASAEVTSLGDASVDFVTAGRAFHWFDPALALPEFRRVLRSRGWLVLVANGRSVGDSEQALEYERILAEEDVDQKDVASRYKMHDVAAALFAEGSLIQEQLHGEQRLTLEEFLGQTQSYSSVPLPGDAKYEGMQRALREHFARWQREGVLTIRTTCLLTCGILGA from the coding sequence ATGACGGTGCATGCGGAGCGGTTTACAGGTCGGGTCGAGGAGTATGAGCGGTATCGTTTGCGCTACTCGCTTGCGGTGTTGACGTTGTTGCGCGAGCGGTGTGGTTTGCGTGAGAGGGATGTTGTCGCCGATGTTGGGGCTGGAACGGGAATGCTGTCCGAGTTGTTCCTGGAGAACGGGAATGCTGTTGTGGCGGTTGAGCCGAATGCTGCGATGCGGGTTGTGTGTGAGCGACTGCGCGAGAAGTATCCTCGGCTTACAGTAGTTGACGCTTCGGCTGAGGTTACTTCGCTAGGTGATGCTTCAGTTGACTTCGTGACTGCGGGGCGAGCGTTCCACTGGTTTGATCCGGCGCTTGCGCTTCCAGAGTTTCGTCGGGTGTTGCGTTCTCGCGGATGGCTTGTTCTGGTTGCGAATGGACGGAGTGTCGGCGACTCGGAGCAGGCTTTGGAGTATGAGCGGATTCTGGCTGAAGAGGATGTCGATCAGAAGGACGTTGCGAGTCGGTACAAGATGCATGACGTTGCAGCTGCTTTGTTTGCTGAGGGCTCGCTGATTCAGGAGCAGTTGCATGGTGAGCAGCGACTGACACTTGAGGAATTTCTTGGACAGACGCAGTCGTATTCTTCGGTTCCGCTTCCTGGAGACGCGAAATATGAAGGCATGCAGCGTGCTCTGCGGGAGCATTTTGCACGGTGGCAGCGAGAGGGTGTGCTCACAATAAGGACCACTTGCCTGCTGACCTGCGGCATCCTGGGAGCCTGA
- a CDS encoding acetyl-CoA C-acetyltransferase encodes MNDVVIVSAVRTAVGKFQGALSEMSAVQLGAIVVREVVSRAGISPAEIDECLMGCVLPAGLGQNPARQAALQGGLADTVSAMTLNMVCGSGLKAVALAVQSVMTGSARIVVAGGMESMSNAPYLLPLGRKGFRMGDATVVDSMVKDGLWCACEDFHMGMTGELVAEKHGITREEQDAYALASHRKAAAAWREGRFDAEVVPVAVPSRKGPPVMFAKDESVREDASLEALAALRPAFKKDGTVTAGNAPGVNDAAAAVLVMSAARAKALGLKAMVTVRAQATSGVAPKWVMLAPVTGVQKVLERAGWSIDEVDLFELNEAFSVQALGVMKELGLDASRVNVNGGAVAIGHPIGASGARVLVTLIHEMMRRDVRKGVAALCLGGGNSVALAVER; translated from the coding sequence ATGAACGATGTGGTGATCGTGTCTGCGGTGCGGACTGCGGTAGGTAAGTTTCAGGGTGCCTTGTCGGAGATGAGCGCGGTGCAGCTTGGTGCGATTGTGGTGCGCGAGGTCGTGTCTCGCGCGGGGATTTCACCGGCAGAGATAGACGAGTGTCTGATGGGATGCGTGCTGCCTGCAGGACTTGGGCAGAATCCAGCTCGTCAGGCTGCGCTGCAGGGTGGACTTGCGGATACGGTCTCGGCGATGACGTTAAACATGGTCTGCGGTTCGGGATTAAAGGCCGTTGCGCTTGCGGTGCAGAGCGTGATGACCGGTTCTGCCAGGATCGTTGTCGCGGGCGGAATGGAATCCATGTCGAATGCACCTTATCTGTTGCCGCTAGGACGCAAGGGCTTTCGGATGGGCGATGCTACGGTGGTCGATTCGATGGTGAAGGATGGATTGTGGTGCGCCTGTGAGGACTTCCACATGGGAATGACTGGCGAGCTCGTGGCCGAGAAGCATGGCATCACGCGCGAGGAGCAGGATGCGTACGCGCTTGCTTCGCACCGGAAGGCTGCTGCAGCTTGGCGCGAAGGGCGATTCGATGCCGAGGTTGTGCCGGTTGCAGTGCCTTCGCGCAAAGGCCCGCCTGTAATGTTTGCGAAGGATGAGAGTGTTCGTGAGGATGCTTCCCTTGAGGCTCTAGCGGCACTGCGGCCTGCGTTCAAGAAGGATGGAACAGTTACGGCGGGAAATGCTCCGGGTGTGAACGATGCCGCGGCTGCGGTTCTCGTGATGTCGGCTGCTCGGGCGAAGGCTTTGGGGTTGAAGGCGATGGTGACGGTTCGTGCGCAGGCGACGAGTGGCGTTGCGCCGAAGTGGGTAATGCTCGCTCCAGTGACTGGTGTGCAGAAAGTGTTAGAGCGAGCGGGTTGGTCGATCGACGAGGTTGACCTGTTTGAACTGAACGAGGCGTTTAGTGTGCAGGCGTTAGGCGTGATGAAGGAGCTTGGGCTTGATGCGTCGCGGGTGAATGTCAACGGAGGTGCTGTGGCGATTGGACATCCGATTGGGGCGAGTGGAGCACGAGTGCTGGTGACGCTGATCCACGAGATGATGCGTCGCGATGTTCGCAAGGGTGTTGCTGCGCTTTGTCTTGGTGGCGGGAATTCAGTGGCTTTGGCGGTGGAGCGATAG